A stretch of Pseudomonas taetrolens DNA encodes these proteins:
- a CDS encoding DNA-3-methyladenine glycosylase I — MRDYRWLHEYCLNRFGSAAALEAELPVPRTPAQLRKISDDRYLSTLALRVFRAGLKHSVVDAKWPVFEEVFFGFDPEKVVLMGAEHLERLMQDARIIRHLGKLKSVPRNAQLVLDIAHEHGSFGAFIADWPVTDIVGLWKYLAKHGHQLGGLSAPRFLRMVGKDTFVPSYDVVAALNAQQLVDKVPTSLRDLAIVQNAFNQWHAESGRPMCQLSQMLAFTVNH, encoded by the coding sequence ATGCGCGACTACAGATGGCTGCACGAATATTGTTTGAACCGCTTTGGTTCGGCAGCCGCGCTGGAAGCTGAGCTGCCGGTGCCGCGAACGCCTGCACAATTGCGCAAGATCAGCGACGATCGCTATCTGTCGACGTTGGCCTTGCGGGTCTTTCGTGCCGGGCTCAAACACAGCGTGGTGGACGCCAAATGGCCGGTATTTGAAGAGGTGTTTTTCGGCTTCGACCCGGAGAAAGTGGTGCTGATGGGCGCTGAACACCTGGAGCGGCTGATGCAGGATGCGCGGATCATCCGCCATCTGGGCAAGCTCAAGAGCGTTCCGCGCAATGCGCAACTGGTGCTCGACATCGCCCACGAACACGGCAGTTTCGGTGCGTTCATCGCGGATTGGCCGGTCACCGATATTGTCGGATTGTGGAAGTACCTGGCCAAGCACGGTCATCAGTTGGGTGGTCTTTCGGCCCCGCGCTTTTTGCGCATGGTCGGCAAGGACACCTTTGTGCCGAGCTATGATGTGGTCGCGGCATTGAATGCGCAGCAACTGGTGGACAAGGTGCCCACCAGCCTGCGGGATTTGGCGATTGTGCAAAACGCTTTCAATCAATGGCACGCCGAGAGCGGACGGCCGATGTGCCAGTTGTCACAGATGCTGGCGTTTACCGTCAATCACTGA
- a CDS encoding Yip1 family protein, whose product MIHHVVGLFTHPDQEWREIRGDAEESISHMYLTHTLVLAAIPALSAFIGTTQVGWVIGNRAPVMLTMDSALWMTLMSYVAMLVGVGVMGAFIHWMARTYDAQPSMSRCVAFATYTATPLFIGGLAALYPHMWLGMVVGTAAICYTVYLLYVGLPTFMSIDPDEGFLFSSSVLAVGLVVLVAIMAFTVIVWGLGVGPIYTN is encoded by the coding sequence ATGATCCATCACGTTGTGGGACTTTTCACCCACCCCGATCAAGAGTGGCGCGAAATCCGTGGCGATGCCGAAGAAAGCATCAGCCATATGTACCTGACTCACACATTGGTCCTGGCCGCGATTCCGGCCCTTTCGGCGTTTATTGGCACCACTCAGGTCGGGTGGGTGATTGGCAATCGAGCACCGGTGATGCTGACGATGGACAGCGCATTGTGGATGACCCTGATGTCTTATGTGGCAATGCTGGTGGGGGTCGGTGTGATGGGCGCGTTCATCCACTGGATGGCGCGAACCTATGATGCCCAGCCGAGCATGTCCCGCTGTGTTGCTTTCGCCACTTACACCGCTACACCGCTTTTTATCGGCGGATTGGCAGCGTTGTACCCGCATATGTGGCTGGGCATGGTGGTGGGTACGGCTGCCATTTGCTACACGGTGTATTTACTGTACGTCGGTCTCCCCACGTTCATGAGCATTGATCCGGATGAAGGCTTTCTCTTTTCAAGTTCGGTGCTTGCGGTAGGCCTTGTGGTGCTGGTGGCGATCATGGCGTTTACCGTGATTGTCTGGGGCCTGGGGGTAGGCCCGATCTACACCAACTGA
- a CDS encoding SprT family zinc-dependent metalloprotease, producing the protein MPEQLNTRVEDCFQQAEAFFKRPFKRPVVSLKLRGQKAGVAHLHENLLRFNPQLYRENSDDFLKQTVAHEVAHLIAHQLFGDRITPHGEEWQLIMRGVYELPPNRCHTYAINRRSATRYIYRCPCPDSDFPFSAQRHGLVKQGRGYLCRRCREPLVFTGLTRVE; encoded by the coding sequence ATGCCCGAGCAACTCAATACCCGCGTCGAAGACTGCTTCCAACAAGCCGAGGCTTTTTTCAAACGTCCCTTCAAACGCCCGGTCGTCAGCTTGAAACTGCGCGGACAAAAAGCCGGTGTCGCTCATCTGCACGAAAACCTGCTGCGTTTCAATCCACAGCTGTACCGCGAAAACAGCGACGACTTCCTCAAGCAAACCGTCGCCCATGAAGTCGCCCACCTGATTGCTCATCAATTGTTTGGCGACCGCATCACACCGCATGGCGAGGAATGGCAACTGATCATGCGCGGTGTGTACGAGTTGCCACCCAATCGCTGCCACACCTACGCCATTAACCGTCGCAGCGCCACCCGCTACATCTACCGCTGCCCTTGTCCCGACAGCGACTTCCCGTTCTCGGCCCAGCGCCACGGCCTGGTCAAGCAGGGTCGCGGCTATCTGTGCCGCCGTTGCCGCGAACCCCTGGTGTTTACCGGCCTGACCCGAGTCGAATGA
- a CDS encoding response regulator: MKLLVVEDEALLRHHLQTRLRESGHVVEAVANAQEALYQTEQFNHDLAMIDLGLPGMGGLELIRQLRARGKTFPILILTARGNWQDKVEGLAAGGDDYVVKPFQFEELEARLNALLRRSSGFTQSTIVAGELVLDINRKQAVLDGEPLALTAYEYRILEYLMRHHQQVVAKDRLMEQLYPDDEERDPNVIEVLVGRLRRKLEGANGFKPIDTVRGLGYLFTERCQ; this comes from the coding sequence ATGAAACTGCTGGTGGTTGAAGATGAAGCCTTATTGCGCCATCACCTGCAAACCCGTCTGCGGGAAAGCGGTCATGTGGTCGAGGCCGTGGCCAATGCGCAAGAGGCGCTGTACCAGACCGAACAATTCAATCATGACCTGGCCATGATCGACCTCGGCTTGCCGGGTATGGGCGGGCTGGAGCTGATTCGTCAACTGCGCGCACGGGGCAAGACCTTCCCGATCCTGATCCTCACCGCACGCGGTAACTGGCAGGACAAAGTCGAAGGGCTGGCGGCGGGGGGCGACGATTATGTGGTCAAGCCGTTCCAGTTCGAAGAGCTGGAGGCCCGCCTGAATGCGCTGCTGCGTCGCTCCAGTGGCTTCACCCAATCGACCATCGTGGCCGGCGAGCTGGTACTGGACATCAATCGCAAGCAGGCAGTACTCGATGGTGAGCCGCTGGCGCTGACGGCTTATGAGTACCGGATACTGGAATACCTGATGCGCCATCATCAGCAAGTGGTTGCCAAGGACCGCCTGATGGAACAGCTGTACCCGGATGACGAGGAGCGTGATCCGAATGTGATCGAGGTGCTGGTAGGGCGCCTGCGACGCAAGCTTGAGGGGGCAAACGGCTTTAAGCCAATCGATACGGTACGCGGTCTGGGGTATCTGTTTACTGAGCGCTGCCAATGA
- a CDS encoding 4'-phosphopantetheinyl transferase family protein: MNSLPALPACCTPLCADWPLPHALPGSMWLSTCFNPDHLAADDFARSAIDKPASIQRSVAKRQAEFLAGRLCARAALLQLDGTRATPGIGDDRSPVWPAHICGSITHSNGRAAALVAHKDQWQGLGIDLENLLSTERAQRLASEILTGPELQRMTAGPAADIALLVTLTFSVKESLFKALFPLVKKRFYFEHAEVLSWTPQGHVRLRLLTDLSPEWHHGRELDAQFCLFEEQLLSLVAIRAASAAD; encoded by the coding sequence ATGAATTCTCTCCCCGCCTTGCCTGCCTGCTGCACGCCACTTTGCGCCGACTGGCCGCTGCCCCATGCGTTGCCCGGCAGCATGTGGCTCAGTACCTGCTTCAACCCAGACCACCTCGCTGCAGATGACTTTGCCCGCAGTGCCATTGACAAGCCTGCGAGTATTCAACGCTCCGTAGCCAAACGCCAGGCGGAATTTCTCGCCGGCCGCCTCTGTGCCCGGGCCGCCTTGCTGCAACTGGACGGCACCCGCGCCACCCCCGGCATCGGTGATGACCGCTCTCCTGTGTGGCCTGCGCATATCTGCGGGAGCATCACCCATAGCAACGGTCGTGCAGCCGCCCTGGTGGCTCACAAGGATCAATGGCAAGGACTGGGCATCGACCTCGAGAACCTGCTCAGCACCGAACGCGCCCAACGCCTGGCCAGCGAAATCCTCACCGGCCCCGAGCTCCAACGTATGACCGCCGGACCTGCTGCCGATATCGCGCTGTTGGTGACCTTGACCTTTTCGGTCAAGGAAAGCCTGTTCAAAGCCTTGTTCCCGCTGGTGAAAAAGCGCTTCTACTTCGAGCATGCCGAAGTCCTGAGCTGGACTCCCCAAGGCCACGTTCGCCTGCGATTGCTGACCGATCTGTCTCCTGAATGGCATCACGGCCGAGAGCTGGACGCACAGTTCTGCCTGTTCGAAGAGCAGTTGCTGAGTCTGGTCGCAATCAGGGCTGCATCTGCGGCAGACTGA
- a CDS encoding dicarboxylate/amino acid:cation symporter, which translates to MTTRQPLYKSLYVQVIVAIAFGILLGHYYPETGVALKPLGDGFIKLIKMVIAPIIFCTVVSGIAGMQSMKSVGKTGGYALLYFEVVSTIALLIGLIVVNVVQPGAGMHIDVTTLDASKVAAYVTAGADQSIVGFILNVIPSTIVGAFANGDILQVLMFSVMFGFALHRLGAYGKPVLDFIDRFAHVMFNIINMIMKLAPLGALGAMAFTIGAYGVGSLVQLGQLMICFYITCVLFVLVVLGGIARAHGFSVIKLIRYIREELLIVLGTSSSESALPRMLVKMERLGAKKSVVGLVIPTGYSFNLDGTSIYLTMAAVFIAQATDTHMDITHQITLLLVLLLSSKGAAGVTGSGFIVLAATLSAVGHLPVAGLALILGIDRFMSEARALTNLVGNAVATLVVAKWVKELDEDQLQVELNSGGRPLENTGPQDDLGVAEGPAPSLLK; encoded by the coding sequence ATGACGACTCGTCAGCCACTGTACAAATCCCTGTACGTACAGGTGATCGTAGCGATCGCTTTCGGTATTTTGCTCGGCCATTACTACCCGGAAACCGGGGTTGCCCTTAAACCGTTGGGCGATGGCTTCATCAAACTGATCAAAATGGTCATCGCGCCCATCATTTTCTGTACGGTGGTAAGCGGCATTGCCGGTATGCAGAGCATGAAATCGGTTGGCAAGACCGGCGGTTATGCCTTGCTCTACTTTGAAGTCGTATCGACGATCGCGCTGCTGATCGGTCTGATCGTTGTCAACGTGGTTCAGCCGGGTGCCGGCATGCACATTGACGTAACCACGCTGGACGCTTCCAAAGTCGCGGCCTACGTCACTGCCGGTGCCGATCAGAGCATCGTTGGCTTTATCCTCAATGTGATCCCGTCGACCATTGTGGGGGCGTTCGCCAATGGCGACATCCTGCAGGTGCTGATGTTCTCGGTCATGTTCGGCTTCGCCCTGCATCGCCTGGGTGCATACGGCAAGCCGGTTCTGGACTTCATCGATCGTTTTGCCCACGTGATGTTCAACATCATCAATATGATCATGAAGCTGGCGCCATTGGGTGCCCTGGGCGCCATGGCGTTCACCATCGGTGCTTACGGCGTGGGTTCGCTCGTGCAGTTGGGCCAGTTGATGATCTGCTTCTACATCACGTGCGTGCTGTTCGTGCTGGTGGTGCTGGGCGGTATTGCCCGGGCCCATGGTTTCAGCGTGATCAAGCTGATCCGCTACATCCGTGAAGAGCTGCTGATCGTACTGGGCACATCCTCCTCGGAATCAGCGCTGCCACGCATGCTGGTGAAAATGGAGCGTCTGGGCGCGAAAAAGTCGGTGGTGGGTCTGGTGATTCCGACCGGCTACTCGTTCAACCTCGACGGCACCTCGATTTACCTGACCATGGCGGCCGTGTTCATCGCACAAGCGACGGATACCCACATGGACATCACGCACCAGATCACGCTGTTGCTGGTGTTGCTGCTGTCTTCCAAAGGTGCTGCAGGCGTGACCGGCAGTGGCTTTATCGTGCTGGCGGCGACCCTTTCGGCCGTGGGCCACTTGCCGGTTGCCGGTCTGGCGCTGATCCTGGGTATCGATCGCTTCATGTCTGAAGCCCGTGCCCTGACCAACCTGGTAGGTAACGCGGTTGCCACGCTGGTGGTTGCCAAGTGGGTTAAAGAACTGGACGAAGACCAGCTGCAAGTGGAACTGAACTCCGGTGGTCGCCCACTGGAAAATACAGGCCCCCAAGACGATCTGGGTGTAGCCGAAGGCCCGGCTCCTTCGTTGCTGAAGTAA
- a CDS encoding sigma-54-dependent transcriptional regulator, whose amino-acid sequence MLNSVIVVDDEASIRNAVEQWLSLSGFDVQLHGCAEDCLSRLPTHFAGVIVSDVRMPGMGGMALLNRLQQLDPDLPVILLTGHGDVPMAVEAMRDGAYDFLEKPFSPEALLSSLRRALEKRQLVLENRRLHEQADLREQIDGRLLGVSRSLQTLRRQVLDLAPLPVNVLIRGETGSGKELVARCLHDFGPRADKPFVALNCAAIPEQLFEAELFGHESGAFTGAQGKRIGKLEYADGGTLFLDEIESMPLAQQAKLLRVLQEQKLERLGSNQSIKVNLRVIAATKPDLLEEARAGRFREDLAYRLTVAELRLSALRERREDIPVLYEFFSRTAAERLGRAAAPLSGAQLSRLLSHDWPGNVRELANVAERQVLGMGEPQVDDIDSGQSLAAQQEAFEAQCLRAALNRHKGDIKAVLTELQLPRRTLNEKMQRHGLVREAFL is encoded by the coding sequence ATGCTCAACTCGGTGATCGTGGTCGATGATGAGGCCAGCATCCGCAATGCGGTGGAGCAATGGCTAAGCCTCAGCGGGTTTGACGTGCAATTGCACGGTTGCGCCGAAGACTGCCTGAGCCGGCTGCCCACGCATTTTGCCGGGGTGATCGTCAGCGACGTACGCATGCCGGGCATGGGCGGCATGGCCCTGCTCAACCGCTTGCAGCAACTGGACCCGGACCTGCCGGTCATTTTGCTGACCGGGCACGGCGATGTGCCAATGGCCGTCGAGGCCATGCGCGATGGCGCCTATGACTTTCTCGAGAAGCCCTTCAGCCCCGAAGCGCTGCTGAGCAGCCTGCGGCGGGCCCTGGAAAAGCGCCAGTTGGTGCTGGAAAACCGCCGCCTGCATGAACAGGCCGATCTGCGTGAGCAGATCGACGGACGTCTGCTCGGCGTATCCCGCAGTTTGCAGACCCTGCGTCGACAGGTGCTGGATCTGGCGCCACTCCCGGTCAATGTTCTGATCCGGGGCGAAACCGGCAGCGGCAAAGAACTGGTCGCTCGCTGCCTGCATGACTTTGGCCCACGGGCCGACAAACCTTTCGTGGCGCTGAACTGCGCGGCCATCCCCGAACAACTGTTCGAGGCCGAACTGTTTGGCCACGAGAGCGGTGCCTTCACCGGCGCCCAGGGCAAACGCATCGGCAAGCTGGAGTATGCCGACGGAGGTACGTTGTTTCTGGATGAGATCGAAAGCATGCCACTGGCCCAGCAAGCCAAATTGTTGCGGGTGTTGCAGGAGCAAAAGCTGGAGCGGCTCGGTTCCAACCAGAGCATCAAGGTAAACCTGCGTGTAATTGCCGCGACCAAGCCCGACTTGCTGGAAGAAGCCCGGGCCGGACGCTTTCGCGAAGACCTGGCCTATCGCTTGACCGTGGCCGAGTTGCGCCTCTCTGCACTGCGTGAACGCCGCGAAGACATTCCAGTTTTATATGAGTTCTTTTCCCGCACCGCCGCCGAGCGACTGGGCCGTGCCGCAGCGCCTTTGTCCGGTGCGCAACTGTCACGCCTGCTGAGCCACGACTGGCCGGGTAACGTCCGGGAACTGGCCAACGTTGCCGAGCGTCAGGTGCTGGGAATGGGCGAACCGCAAGTGGATGATATCGACAGCGGCCAATCACTGGCGGCCCAGCAGGAGGCCTTTGAAGCCCAATGCCTGCGTGCCGCATTGAATCGTCACAAAGGCGATATCAAGGCAGTGCTCACGGAGCTGCAACTGCCGAGGCGCACCCTCAACGAAAAAATGCAAAGACATGGCCTCGTACGTGAGGCCTTTCTGTAG
- the ttcA gene encoding tRNA 2-thiocytidine(32) synthetase TtcA yields the protein MGTLSVSQIKLQKRLRRLTGEAVADFNMIEHGDKVMVCLSGGKDSYTLLDVLLHLQKVAPIQFEIVAVNMDQKQPGFPEDILPAYLKGLGVEYHIVEKDTYSVVKELIPEGKTTCSLCSRLRRGTLYTFADEIGATKMALGHHRDDIVETFFLNMFFNGTLKAMPPKLRSDDGRNVVIRPLAYCNEKDIQAYSDLQQFPIIPCNLCGSQENLQRQVVKDMLQEWDRKTPGRTESIFRSLQNVHPSQLADRNLFDFSSLKIDENATPRFVNLLNL from the coding sequence ATGGGCACTCTCTCGGTCTCTCAAATTAAACTCCAGAAACGCCTGCGCCGACTGACCGGTGAGGCTGTAGCCGACTTCAACATGATTGAGCACGGCGACAAGGTGATGGTCTGCCTGTCGGGTGGCAAGGACAGCTACACGTTGCTGGATGTGTTGCTGCATCTGCAAAAGGTTGCGCCGATCCAGTTCGAGATCGTTGCCGTGAACATGGACCAGAAGCAGCCGGGCTTTCCTGAAGATATCTTGCCGGCCTATCTCAAGGGGCTGGGCGTCGAGTATCACATCGTTGAAAAAGACACCTATTCGGTGGTCAAGGAACTGATCCCGGAAGGCAAGACCACTTGCTCGCTGTGTTCACGGTTGCGCCGTGGCACGCTGTACACCTTTGCCGACGAGATCGGGGCGACCAAGATGGCTTTGGGGCATCATCGTGATGACATTGTTGAAACCTTCTTTCTCAACATGTTCTTCAACGGCACGCTCAAGGCCATGCCGCCCAAGCTGCGTTCCGATGACGGGCGCAATGTGGTGATCCGGCCGCTGGCGTACTGCAACGAAAAAGACATCCAGGCGTATTCCGATCTGCAGCAGTTCCCGATCATTCCCTGCAACCTGTGCGGTTCACAAGAGAACCTGCAGCGTCAGGTGGTCAAGGACATGCTGCAGGAATGGGACCGCAAGACGCCAGGGCGGACAGAGAGTATCTTTCGCAGCCTGCAGAATGTTCACCCGTCACAGTTGGCGGACCGTAACCTGTTTGACTTCTCCAGCCTGAAAATCGATGAAAACGCGACACCGCGCTTCGTCAATCTGCTGAACCTCTAG
- a CDS encoding ATP-binding protein, whose amino-acid sequence MIRSLRVRLMLAATLLAVLFMLALLPAMQGAFSLALKDAIEQRLASDVTTLISAAKVERGHLKMPVLLPDEQFDLPDSRLLGYIYDREGHLVWRSRATQDKPISYKPRYDGRGNEFASIRESDGEEFFVYDVEVKLLGGKSAAFSFVALQPMHEYNMTLAGLRENLYLGFGAALFVLLALLWIGLTWGLRALRRLSQELDQIETGARQSLSEQHPRELLRLTGSLNRLLQSEREQRARYRDSLDDLAHSLKTPLAVLQGVSESMAQRPAEREQAWVLQTQIERMNQQISYQLQRASLRKSGLVRHQVELLPVVESLCNTLDKVYRDKRVKVSYDIPPQSYVPIEQNALLELLGNLLENAYRLCLGEVRISLQYRPQGIDVCVEDDGPGVPADQRARILRRGERLDRQHPGQGIGLAVVNDIIESYDAQLTLDDSPLGGAVFRIHFLVD is encoded by the coding sequence ATGATCCGTTCGCTTCGCGTTCGGTTGATGCTGGCGGCTACGCTATTGGCCGTGCTGTTTATGCTGGCGCTGTTACCCGCCATGCAGGGGGCCTTTAGCCTGGCCCTCAAGGATGCCATTGAGCAACGCTTGGCATCTGATGTGACCACCCTGATTTCGGCGGCCAAGGTCGAAAGAGGTCATCTCAAAATGCCGGTCCTGTTGCCGGATGAACAGTTCGACCTGCCTGACAGTCGTTTGTTGGGCTACATCTATGACCGCGAGGGCCATTTGGTCTGGCGCTCGCGGGCCACGCAAGACAAACCCATCAGCTATAAACCGCGCTACGACGGACGTGGCAACGAGTTTGCGAGCATTCGCGAAAGTGACGGCGAAGAGTTTTTTGTCTACGACGTGGAGGTCAAACTGCTGGGTGGCAAAAGTGCGGCTTTCAGTTTTGTCGCGTTGCAACCCATGCACGAATACAACATGACCCTCGCCGGGCTTCGCGAGAATCTTTACCTGGGATTTGGCGCCGCCCTGTTCGTATTGCTGGCGCTGCTGTGGATCGGCCTGACCTGGGGCCTGCGTGCGCTGCGCCGTTTGAGTCAGGAACTGGACCAGATTGAAACCGGTGCGCGCCAGAGCCTCAGTGAACAACATCCCCGCGAATTACTGCGCCTGACCGGCTCGCTGAACCGTTTGCTGCAAAGCGAGCGTGAGCAGCGTGCGCGCTATCGTGATTCACTCGACGACCTTGCCCACAGCCTGAAAACACCGCTGGCAGTGTTGCAGGGGGTCAGCGAAAGCATGGCTCAGCGTCCGGCTGAGCGTGAGCAGGCCTGGGTGTTGCAAACCCAGATCGAACGCATGAACCAGCAAATCAGCTATCAGTTGCAACGCGCCAGCCTGCGTAAAAGCGGCTTGGTGCGTCATCAGGTGGAGTTGCTGCCTGTTGTGGAAAGCCTGTGCAACACACTGGACAAGGTCTATCGCGACAAGCGGGTCAAAGTCAGCTACGACATCCCTCCACAGAGCTATGTCCCTATCGAGCAAAACGCCTTGCTCGAACTGCTCGGCAACCTGCTCGAAAACGCTTACCGCCTGTGTCTGGGGGAGGTGCGGATCAGCCTGCAATACCGGCCCCAAGGGATTGACGTCTGCGTCGAAGACGACGGCCCGGGCGTTCCTGCGGACCAGCGGGCGCGGATACTGCGCCGCGGTGAGCGTCTGGACCGTCAACACCCGGGGCAGGGCATTGGCCTGGCTGTGGTCAATGACATTATCGAAAGCTATGACGCGCAACTGACCCTGGATGATTCCCCTTTGGGGGGGGCGGTCTTTCGGATTCACTTTCTGGTGGACTGA
- a CDS encoding DUF2069 domain-containing protein has protein sequence MAKKPKVLPSVEWLEPRVRLMRVLSLACFFGLIGLLCVYYLVFANLHGARPWVILLIELVPLMLLVPGMLKGSPRGHSFTCYVVNLYLLKGALAAFDSNRQLFGLLEIAASVAVFVSAMLFVRWRYQLDRRLAGEGTSRASAQ, from the coding sequence GTGGCTAAAAAGCCGAAGGTGCTGCCGTCCGTCGAGTGGCTGGAGCCACGGGTACGGCTGATGCGCGTGCTGAGCCTGGCGTGCTTCTTCGGCCTGATCGGCTTGCTGTGCGTGTATTACCTGGTGTTTGCCAACCTGCACGGCGCGCGTCCCTGGGTGATCCTGCTGATTGAACTGGTGCCTCTGATGCTGCTGGTACCGGGGATGCTCAAAGGCAGCCCGCGCGGGCACTCGTTCACCTGCTACGTGGTCAACCTGTATTTGCTCAAGGGCGCCCTGGCCGCATTTGACTCCAACCGCCAGCTGTTTGGCCTGCTGGAAATCGCAGCCAGCGTGGCCGTGTTCGTCAGCGCCATGTTGTTCGTGCGCTGGCGCTACCAGCTGGATCGGCGGTTGGCGGGCGAAGGGACGTCGCGGGCATCCGCTCAGTGA
- a CDS encoding sensor histidine kinase, which produces MPVTSRYLRVALYSLFILAGAAVAGSWAMRQAEQHTLEESARRGPEQLSLYANSLHTLIERYRALPAVLALDAELINALSQPVTPEIQAGLNQKLKRINGAAQSSTLELLDSTGLAVAASNWDTPTSYVGHNYGFRPYFSQTRSQGTGRFYAVGVTSGIPGYFLSSAVLDAKGRFLGAMVVKLEFPQLEREWSQGNDTLLVSDARGIVFIANDPAWRYRYLRELSDDDRSEISSTRQYHKQPLTPMATRTLRSFGDNSYLMRVSGPQGPEDYVWNSLPLTAEGWTLHLLRRPVVTAEDSRNAALAAIGLWLTLVFLVLFLLQRWRLARMRQRNREELEQLVEARTRDLRTAQDGLVQSAKLAALGQMSAALAHEINQPLTAQRMQLATLRLLLDHGRIEEAYKALTPLEQMLTRMTALTGHLKTYARQSPSGLRERLDLALVVDQSLQLLEPRLKEEHIDLHVNLIRPAWVRGDAIRLEQVLINLLRNALDALHDKPRKRLEIHIEARQQHWNLSVSDSGGGISEAYLGKVFDPFFTTKPVGDGLGLGLAVSYAIVHELGGRLTVCNHADGAQFTLTLPTAEDL; this is translated from the coding sequence ATGCCCGTGACGTCTCGCTATCTGCGTGTTGCGCTCTACAGCCTGTTTATCCTGGCCGGGGCGGCGGTTGCGGGAAGCTGGGCAATGCGTCAGGCCGAACAGCACACGCTGGAAGAAAGCGCCCGCCGTGGCCCCGAGCAACTGAGTCTGTACGCCAATTCGCTGCACACCTTGATTGAGCGCTACCGTGCGCTGCCTGCCGTCCTGGCGCTGGACGCAGAGCTGATCAATGCATTGAGCCAGCCCGTCACTCCTGAAATACAGGCCGGGCTCAACCAAAAGCTGAAGCGGATCAATGGGGCGGCACAGTCCTCGACCCTGGAGCTGCTCGACAGCACCGGGCTGGCCGTAGCAGCCAGCAACTGGGACACACCCACCAGTTATGTGGGGCATAACTATGGTTTTCGCCCCTATTTCAGCCAGACCCGCAGTCAGGGCACCGGACGCTTTTACGCGGTAGGTGTGACCAGCGGCATACCAGGTTACTTTTTGTCCAGCGCGGTGCTCGATGCCAAGGGTCGGTTCCTGGGGGCCATGGTGGTCAAACTGGAATTCCCGCAACTGGAACGCGAATGGAGCCAGGGCAACGACACGCTCTTGGTCAGCGATGCACGAGGCATCGTATTTATTGCCAATGACCCCGCCTGGCGCTACCGCTACCTGCGTGAGCTGAGCGATGACGATCGCAGCGAAATTTCCAGCACGCGCCAATACCACAAGCAACCGCTAACCCCCATGGCTACCCGCACCCTGCGCAGCTTTGGCGACAACAGTTACCTGATGCGCGTCAGTGGTCCGCAAGGTCCCGAAGATTACGTATGGAATTCGCTGCCGCTCACGGCCGAAGGCTGGACCCTGCACCTGCTGCGTCGTCCCGTGGTGACGGCCGAAGACAGCCGCAATGCAGCGCTGGCGGCCATCGGCCTATGGCTGACGTTGGTGTTTCTGGTGCTGTTTTTGCTGCAACGCTGGCGCCTGGCACGGATGCGCCAGCGCAATCGCGAAGAACTGGAACAACTGGTCGAAGCCCGCACCCGGGATTTGCGCACCGCCCAGGATGGGTTGGTGCAATCGGCCAAACTGGCCGCGCTGGGGCAGATGTCAGCCGCGCTGGCCCATGAGATCAATCAACCGCTAACCGCCCAGCGCATGCAACTGGCCACCCTGCGCCTGTTACTCGATCATGGTCGCATCGAAGAGGCGTATAAAGCGCTCACGCCGCTGGAGCAGATGCTCACGCGCATGACCGCCCTCACCGGGCACCTCAAGACCTATGCACGACAAAGCCCCAGCGGCTTGCGTGAACGACTTGATCTGGCGCTGGTCGTCGACCAGTCCTTGCAACTGCTTGAGCCTCGACTAAAGGAAGAACATATCGACCTGCACGTGAACCTGATACGTCCGGCATGGGTCCGCGGCGATGCGATCCGCCTGGAGCAAGTACTGATCAACCTGCTGCGCAATGCCCTTGATGCGCTGCACGACAAACCCCGCAAACGTCTGGAGATCCATATCGAGGCCCGGCAACAGCACTGGAACCTGAGCGTCAGCGACAGTGGGGGCGGGATAAGCGAGGCGTATTTGGGTAAAGTGTTTGACCCGTTCTTCACCACCAAGCCCGTGGGTGACGGACTGGGCCTTGGGCTGGCGGTGTCTTACGCCATTGTTCACGAACTCGGCGGTCGCCTGACCGTCTGCAACCATGCTGATGGGGCGCAATTCACCTTGACGCTGCCGACCGCAGAGGACCTTTGA